In Candidatus Poribacteria bacterium, the DNA window TATGAAGGAGATGGGCTTACCCAGATCCTCAAGTTTTTCCGCCAGCAGCGCTAGATTTCCCCCTGTGCCGCCTCCCGCCCCTGATAGGATCAGAAGCTCCGTAGCAGGTTCGAGAGGCGAGGAGACTCTCCGGCGGATGATCTCCCCGTTTTCCTCGATCAACTCCCTGCCCCTCTCGATATCCCCTCCGCTTCCTTCACCCGGTCCCAGGAGCAGCTTGCACTCTTCGGGGATGGAGAGCGAGGAGAGATCCGCGGAGGAGGTGTTCACAGCGATGGCGGGATATCCGAGCCTGTGAAAGAGCTCGGCGAGCTTCCCACCGCATCCTCCCAGTCCTATGACTCCGAGATTTATCCCTCTCCTTTGATTCATCTTCCCACCCAATTCAACAGTTCGGGGAATCTCTGCATGGCTATCCTCCATATATACGCCTCTATCTCCCATGCCGTGGAGAGCTTCAAGGCCTCTTCGGCGATCTCCTGGGCGTCGGCGTAGGACGAGGCCCTGATTATCCCTTTGACCTCCGGTATGGAGGCGGGGTTCATGCTGAACTCATCCAGTCCCAAACCGAGCAGTATCAAGGTGAAGACGGGATCGGCGGCCATCTCGCCACATAGACCGACCCAGATGTCGTTGTTATGGGCCGATTCGATGACATACTTTATCAACCTCAGGACCGCCGGATGGAAGGGCTCGAACATCCAGGATATCTCCTCGTTGCCCCTATCGACCGCCAGCGTGTATTGTATCAGGTCGTTCGTCCCTATGCTGAAGAAGTCCACCTCTTTGGCCAGGATATCCGATGTGACGGCCGCCGCCGGTATCTCGATCATCACGCCCACCTCTATATCTCGGTTATAAGGTATCCCTTCGTCATCTAGTTCCTTCTTCGCCTTTTCCAGGACCGATTTGGCCTGTCTGAGCTCCTCTATGCCCGAGATCATGGGGAACATCAGCTTCACATTTCCATATACGCTCGCCCTGAGTATGGCCCTAAGCTGTGGCAGGAATATCTCCTGATATTTGAGGCAGAGCCTGATGGCGCGGAGGCCCATCATCGAGCTTATGCTCTCAGGCACTCCGAGGTATGAGACGAACTTATCCGCTCCCAGATCCAGCGTCCTTATGATCACCGGATCGGGCGAGACGGTCTGAGCGACGTTCTTATAATCCTCGAAGAGCTCCTCCTCCGTTGGGAGGGTATCCTTACGCAGGTAGAAGTATTCGGTTCTGTAAAGCCCTATCCCCTTGGCGCCGTAATGCTTGAGGGCCTCTAGCTCCTCGGGGAACTCTATGTTGGCCGACAACATTACCTCGCGGCCATCGGCGGTGATGGCTGGGAGATCCCTTATAACGCTCAACTCCCGCTCATGCTCTATGAATTTGAGCCTTATCCCCTCATATCGGGCTATCGTCTCGTCGTCGGGGTCTATGATGGCTTTGCCGCGGCTGCCGTCCAGTATGATCCTCTGCCCTGTTGTAACCTTCGCCGATATATCTCCCAATGCCACAACGGCGGGTATCTCCAGGGAGCGTGCTAGTATGGCGGTATGCGATATCCGGCTGCCCATATCGGTGGCGAACCCCATCACCTTCTCCTTAGGCAGGAGCGCCGTATCTGAAGGGGCGAGATCATGGGCTACGATTATCACCTTCTCCCGAAGTGACGAGATATCCGGTCTCTCCTCACCGGAAAGGTTTGCCAATATATGTCTGGAGACATCCTTTATATCGATCGATCGCTCACGCAGATACTCATCCTCAACCTGGGCCAGGGTTTCGGCCAGCTCCTCTCCCACCTTCATCACAGCCCATTCGGCGTTGACGAGGCTCTTTTCTATCTCCTGATGGATCTTTTCGAGGAACATCGGGTCTTCGAGCATCAACATCTGGGCCTGAAACATGCTTGCCGTGCCGGAGGGTGTGGTTGAAGAGAGCCTTTCGTGTATCTCGTGCAGTTTCTCCTTGGTAATCCTGACGGCCTCCTCCAATCTTCTGATCTCCTCGGCGATCTCCTGGGGATTTATAGACCTGCGTCTTGCCTTCGGATCGTTTTGGAACAGGAACGCCCTTCCTATGGCGATCCCCGGAGATGCCGGAATTCCGGTCAATACCTCCATCTTCACTCCTCATCGAAGTTACTTTTAATCAATCGTTCGAGGTTATCGAGCGCCTCCTCCGCTTTCTCCCCATCTGCTATAAGCGTGATCACACTGCCCTTACCCGCTGCCAGCATCAAGACGCCCATGATGCTTTTGGCGTTCACCTTCATATTCCCCTTGGCGATATATATATCGCAGGGATATTTGTTCGCCTCCTTAACCAACATGGCCGCGGGCCGAGCATGCAATCCGAGCGGGTTGGTTATGGTTACCTCTCTCTTCACCATATCTCCACCAACCGGGCTACGAGTATGGAGGCCGATATCAGAATTAAAGCCCAGGTAGGCGCTGAGATCCTGGCTTTACCTATCAAACGCATCATAGCAAAAGATGTAGCCGCCAATATGCCAAAGCTGGCTATGAGATCGGACATCACGTATCCTTTGACGAGCATCAACCCCACCATCGTTCCGAGGAATGCGGCCATGGATATATCCGCGAACAGGATAATTCTCTTGGGTTTGAGCTTTCTCATCACGCGCACCGTTCCCTCCAATCCGAATCGGTATGCGTAATAGAAACCGGCGGTTCTGATGAACAGATGTGGGAGGTTGTAGGCGATCAGAAAGAGGATGATCCCCCAGCCATAGCCCAGGATCAGAAGTTGAAGTCCTATTATGGCCGCGAGCGGTCTCAGCGCCATCCAGAACAGGTCATCGCCTATGGATGCCAGCGGGGCGGCGAGCAGTTTCTTCATTTCGATCGCCCTATCAGCCTCCCCTTTTTCCTCGGCCGCGGCGACCGCTCCCAGAATCACAGAGGCCATATACGGGTGAGTGTTGAAATAACCGAGATGCCTCTTATAGGCCTTCGCCAGATCGTCGTCGGCATAGAGCCTCCTCAGCAGAGGCGAGATGGAAAACAGAAACCCGGTCCCCTGCATCCTTCTGGCATCGAAGGGCAGTTGTATCAGAAAAGCTCTCAGGATTACATCCAACAGGGTGATCGTCTTTCCCTTCATACCTTGTCCTTCCCGATCCAAATGCCTGATACGATCGCCGCGACCGATATCCCGATGGCGATTCCAACATTGAATCCCGCCAGCGAAAGAGCTAAGAGGGTCACCACACAGGTGATGATGAAGACGAGCTTCTCAAACCCGATCTGAAGTGAGTTGAGAAGGACGGCTATGCCCACAGCCGGTATCAGCCGTTCGCCCCAGATAAGACCTATTTCCACAAATCGAGGCGGAGTGCTCAAAAGATGCCTAAAGGCATAACCCGTCGCCAGGGAGCCGATCGCTGAGATCATCCCGGAGATCAGAAAGACCGTTACCGCCGCCATCAGCAGGGGAAACCACAGCCTTCCGAATTTCCCCCGTTCAATTCGTCTCTCGATCCTCTCGACGAGGATGGGATTCAATCTGGTGACCCACATATCGGTCAAGCCACCCAGATGACCGAAAGAGATGCCGGCGGCGACGGAAGCCGCCGCGATCCCATCCACGTTCATATGAGCTCCGGAAGCGACCGAGACGACGGAGGCGATGGCGACATCGTCGGCTCTGCTTGCCCCGACCGAGACCTCACCTATATATATAAGCTGGAGCAATATGCCAACGGTAACCCCGAAGCTGAAATCACCGAGCAGATAACCGGTCAGCGGCGCTGCCACGATCGGCTGATAGAGCATCAACCTCAACCCTGAGACGTAATCGAAGCTCAGGATACCGCCGATGAGTCCTATCTTGATCAGTTCTGCCGGAGACATCATCCCCGAATTATCTCAGACACGTCCATCCCGGCATCGGTTGGCAGCGGTTTATACTCCAATCTCACGCCCGCTCTCAGAAGCTCCCTGATCGCCTTAAGATCCCGCTCGTCCAGGAACAGGGCATCCATGTATTTTCTCTTGCCCGGGGCGAAATGAAGACCACCTATGTTGAACTTCCCGATAGGAGCTCCATCCTTGACGAGCCTCAGGGCGTCGGAGGGGGATGAGAGAAGCAAAATGAGCTTCCTCGGTCTCAGATTCTCCCCCTTCAGCTCCTCAGCGGCCACCTTGATGGGAAGCACCTCCACCTCCATATCGGCGGGGGCAGCCATAGTTATAAGCGCCCTGCGGAACTCGTCCTTTGCTCCGGCATCATCGGCGACCATTATGGAGTTGGCGTTGAGAGGTTTGGCCCATCCGACCGTTACCTGCCCGTGTATAAGCCTGTCATCTATCCTAGCGAGGATAAGCATGCCTCCCTCAATCTCTCGCCGGCATCCACTATCCCTTCCCGTCCGGCCTGATAGACCTTATCGGCCAGCTCGTCCAGGGGGAGAAGATCCTTGTAGGTCAAAGCCCTCAACAGCATCGGCATGTTCACGCCACAGAGGATCTTGACGTCCATATCTCCTCCCAGGGAAAGGCAGAGGGTGCAGGAGCTCCCGCCGAACAGATCGGTCAGGATCAGCGTTCCCTCTATCCTATCTTTCATCCCTTCGATCGCCCTTTTGATCTTATCCCTCATAACTGATTCGCCGTCCTCCCTGTGCATATCCACAGCGGCGATGTTACTCTGACGTCCCATTATCTGTTCGGCCGCCTCAAGCATAGCTGAGGCCAGTCTTCCGTGTCCTGTCACGATAACTCCGACGCTCATATCTCAAGATCCTCTCCCCAATCCTCCTCGATGATGTCGATCGGTTCCTCGAGGGCCCTATCGCCTGTCATCCTCTCGATGAGCGTTTCCTCGAGCTGCTTGGCCGAGTAGATCCCCATTTTTTTAGCCCGTAAATTCATAGCTGCCACCTCGACCACTATGGAGGTGTTTCTACCCGGCTGGACGGGAATGGTCACGTGCGGGAGCCTCTCGCCGAGTATGAAGTAGTAATCCTCATCTAGCCCTGATCGGTTATACTCCTTGTTCTCATCCCATCTCTCCAGAGTGACGACGAGCTCCACGCGTTTACGTCTCCTAAGCGCCGTCACGCCGAAGAGGGTCACGACATCTATTATGCCCACCCCCCTAACCTCCATATAGCGTCTGAGATGAGGGTTGGCGCTTGTGCCGAAGATCCTATGTCCGGTTACCCTCTTGAGCAACACGGCATCGTCGGCTATCAGGCGATGTCCGCGGCGGATGAGATCGAGCGCACACTCGCTTTTGCCGATGCCGCTTTCTCCTAATATCAGGACGCCTATCCCGAAAATCTCCATGAGGTCGCCGTGCACGACCTCATATGGCCCGAACTCCTCCTCCAGAAAGAGATGCAACCTGGCTGTGAAGACAGGGGTCGCCAGGCTGCTGGAGAAAACCGGTATATCCGCTTTACCCGCCTTGAGGGTGAGTTCCTCTGGGATCGGGAGCCCCCTGGTGATCACGATACAGGGTATCTCATATGAGAGGAACCTCTCGAAGATCTCGCTCCGCTGATGGGAGGTTAGGGTTTGGAGATACGAGATCTCCCCGTTACCCAGAACTTGGATCCGGTCATAGGCGAAATAGTCGTAATATCCGCAGAGCGCCAACCCCGGGCGGTTAACCTCCGCCACCTCGATCCTCCTATCCAGTCCCCCTTCGCCCGTCACCAGCTCCATCTGGAGCTCATATCTCATCCTCGCATATAGTTTTCCGACGGTTATACTCTGAGGCATCAGTCAAACACCGGTTCAATCCATCCTATCTTCCCGTTCTTCATCCTGAAAAGGACGTTGACGGAGTTCGTCTGGGAGTTGACGAAGACGAACAGATCGTCGTCGGAGAGTTTGAATTGCATGATCGCCTCATCCAGAGACATCGGTTTAGGGGCGAACTTATCGGTCACCCTGACCACATCCTCTTCCTCCTCGTCCTCCATCCCCTCTTCGATCCTCCCTTTCTGGCTAAGCTCCATGACCACCTCGCGCTGTGGGAGTTTATGCTTTCTACCTTTGATCCTCTCCTTGTATCTCCTGACCTGTCTTTCGATCTTATCGACGACTCCGTCTATGGCCGAAAAGACCGTCTCGCCATCCGCCTGAGCGTGGAAGGCGACGTGTCTGCCTAGAAGTGAAACTTCAACGGTGTAGGTATGATATTTGACGGTCTCTATTATGACATGCGCCTCGGTTATCCCGCCGTAGAAATGTTCCGCCTTGGAGAGCTTTTTATGGACATATCGATAGATGTCATCGGTCAGATCAAGGTTTCTCGTGTTTATGTAAATCTCCATTTGTCCCCTCCAGGAGAGATTTCACCACTTTTTTCGTCGTTTGCTTGATGGTGGTATCCCCAGCTCGGCCCGATATTTATTGACGGTTCTCCTTGCGACCTTAATCCCCTTCTCGGCCAGCTTTTCCACTATCTCGCTATCGCTCAGGGGGTTGGAAGGATCTTCGGATTCGATCATCTCCTTTATCATCTCCTTGACCGATGTCGAGGAGGCTTGGGAACCCGTTTCCGTTTTAAGGCCGCTGCTGAAGAACTGTCTCAGCTCGAAGACACCCATCGGAGTCTGGACGTATTTGCCGTTGACGACACGGCTCACGGTTGATTCATGTACCCCGACCATATCGGCGATCTGCTTAAGCGTCAGGGGCTTAAGATATTTGAAGCCTTTTTCGAGGAAATCCCGCTGCACGTTAAATATCGCCTCAGTCACCCTTTTGACCGTCTGTCTTCTCTGTTCGACCATCTTCATCAGCTCCACCGCTTTATGCCAATAGTTTTCCAGCCATTCCCTATCTTCGGGCGAAAGCGAATCCTTGTTCTTGAGCATATCCAGATATCTGCGGTTTATCCTCAACCGGGGCAATCCCTCGTCGTTCGATATCACCCTATACTCCCCGTCCACCTCTTCAAGGGTTACATCCGGGATGATCTCACTTCCTCGGGAGATCATTCCGAAACCGTTCCCTGGCTTTGGATTAAAGGATCTGAGGTGATCTATGGCTTCCAAGACCTCATCTATCTCCACGTTTAAGTCCTTGGCTATCTTGGGTATACGGTTTTGCAGCAGATCATCGAAATGATCCCTCACGATCCTGGCTGCAAGGCTCTCCTCCTCCCCCGCCGCTTTCAATTGTATCAAAAGGCTTTCGCGCACATCCCTGGCCCCTACCCCTACGGGATCCAGGGATTCCTGTATAATTTTGAGCACCTTTTCGACCTTCTCATTCTCCACCCCAAGTGTATCGGCGATCTGATCCGTGCTAACGGAGAGCAGTCCGTCATCCCCGATATACCCTATGATCGCCTCGCCTATACGGCTTTCCTCATCGCTCAGCTTCAACATTCCAAACTGGGCCATCAGGTAATCCTGGAAGGAGATCGGCTCCGGGATATCGTTTTTGGGTCTATCCTCCTCCTCTTCCTCCTCCCAGGTCAATCTCTCCGTCATGCTTATGGTGTCATCGAACACGGAGTCGAGATCTATGTCGGGCATCTCATCCTCATCCTCCTGGATCGAGTTGAGGGGAGCGCCGCAGTTGGGGCATCTCTTGTAATCCAACGGCACCTCAGCTCCACATATCGGGCAGATCTTCACCTCCAGATCGCGACTATCCAGTTCCTGTTGCAGGGTGATCTCGTCCTCCAGGTCATCCTCGATCTCCAAGATCGGGTTCTGCTCTATCGCCTGTTCGAGGAACTGCTGTAGCTCGATCCTGTTCATCGCCAATACCTGAATGGCCTGCTGCAGCTTCTGGGTCATTACGATTTTCTGCATCTGTTGAAGGGAAGGTGATATCCTCATGACCTCTTACCCCGCGCTAAAGTTTAAACTCCTCACCAAAGTATAACCTCCTGGCCGTCTCATTTTCAACCAGCTCCTCCGGAGTTCCGGAGAGCAATATCTTCCCATCGGCTATCAGATATGCCCTATCCACCACGTCCAGGGCATCGGCGACGTTATGGTCGGTTAGCAATATCCCCAGCCCCTTGTCCCTGAGCTGGAGGATGATCTGCTTGAGATCATGGACGACTATGGGATCGATCCCGGCGAACGGCTCATCCAAGAGCACAAAGGATGGGGACATGGCCAGGGTTCTGGCCACCTCCACCTTCCTCTGTTCTCCCCCTGAGAGGGTATAAGCTTTCTGATGGGCGAGGTGCTCCACACCGAACTC includes these proteins:
- a CDS encoding PTS system mannose/fructose/sorbose family transporter subunit IID, translated to MKGKTITLLDVILRAFLIQLPFDARRMQGTGFLFSISPLLRRLYADDDLAKAYKRHLGYFNTHPYMASVILGAVAAAEEKGEADRAIEMKKLLAAPLASIGDDLFWMALRPLAAIIGLQLLILGYGWGIILFLIAYNLPHLFIRTAGFYYAYRFGLEGTVRVMRKLKPKRIILFADISMAAFLGTMVGLMLVKGYVMSDLIASFGILAATSFAMMRLIGKARISAPTWALILISASILVARLVEIW
- the ptsP gene encoding phosphoenolpyruvate--protein phosphotransferase, with amino-acid sequence MEVLTGIPASPGIAIGRAFLFQNDPKARRRSINPQEIAEEIRRLEEAVRITKEKLHEIHERLSSTTPSGTASMFQAQMLMLEDPMFLEKIHQEIEKSLVNAEWAVMKVGEELAETLAQVEDEYLRERSIDIKDVSRHILANLSGEERPDISSLREKVIIVAHDLAPSDTALLPKEKVMGFATDMGSRISHTAILARSLEIPAVVALGDISAKVTTGQRIILDGSRGKAIIDPDDETIARYEGIRLKFIEHERELSVIRDLPAITADGREVMLSANIEFPEELEALKHYGAKGIGLYRTEYFYLRKDTLPTEEELFEDYKNVAQTVSPDPVIIRTLDLGADKFVSYLGVPESISSMMGLRAIRLCLKYQEIFLPQLRAILRASVYGNVKLMFPMISGIEELRQAKSVLEKAKKELDDEGIPYNRDIEVGVMIEIPAAAVTSDILAKEVDFFSIGTNDLIQYTLAVDRGNEEISWMFEPFHPAVLRLIKYVIESAHNNDIWVGLCGEMAADPVFTLILLGLGLDEFSMNPASIPEVKGIIRASSYADAQEIAEEALKLSTAWEIEAYIWRIAMQRFPELLNWVGR
- the raiA gene encoding ribosome-associated translation inhibitor RaiA, whose protein sequence is MEIYINTRNLDLTDDIYRYVHKKLSKAEHFYGGITEAHVIIETVKYHTYTVEVSLLGRHVAFHAQADGETVFSAIDGVVDKIERQVRRYKERIKGRKHKLPQREVVMELSQKGRIEEGMEDEEEEDVVRVTDKFAPKPMSLDEAIMQFKLSDDDLFVFVNSQTNSVNVLFRMKNGKIGWIEPVFD
- a CDS encoding PTS sugar transporter subunit IIC; translated protein: MMSPAELIKIGLIGGILSFDYVSGLRLMLYQPIVAAPLTGYLLGDFSFGVTVGILLQLIYIGEVSVGASRADDVAIASVVSVASGAHMNVDGIAAASVAAGISFGHLGGLTDMWVTRLNPILVERIERRIERGKFGRLWFPLLMAAVTVFLISGMISAIGSLATGYAFRHLLSTPPRFVEIGLIWGERLIPAVGIAVLLNSLQIGFEKLVFIITCVVTLLALSLAGFNVGIAIGISVAAIVSGIWIGKDKV
- a CDS encoding HPr family phosphocarrier protein; the protein is MVKREVTITNPLGLHARPAAMLVKEANKYPCDIYIAKGNMKVNAKSIMGVLMLAAGKGSVITLIADGEKAEEALDNLERLIKSNFDEE
- a CDS encoding PTS sugar transporter subunit IIA; the protein is MSVGVIVTGHGRLASAMLEAAEQIMGRQSNIAAVDMHREDGESVMRDKIKRAIEGMKDRIEGTLILTDLFGGSSCTLCLSLGGDMDVKILCGVNMPMLLRALTYKDLLPLDELADKVYQAGREGIVDAGERLREACLSSLG
- the hprK gene encoding HPr(Ser) kinase/phosphatase, with product MPQSITVGKLYARMRYELQMELVTGEGGLDRRIEVAEVNRPGLALCGYYDYFAYDRIQVLGNGEISYLQTLTSHQRSEIFERFLSYEIPCIVITRGLPIPEELTLKAGKADIPVFSSSLATPVFTARLHLFLEEEFGPYEVVHGDLMEIFGIGVLILGESGIGKSECALDLIRRGHRLIADDAVLLKRVTGHRIFGTSANPHLRRYMEVRGVGIIDVVTLFGVTALRRRKRVELVVTLERWDENKEYNRSGLDEDYYFILGERLPHVTIPVQPGRNTSIVVEVAAMNLRAKKMGIYSAKQLEETLIERMTGDRALEEPIDIIEEDWGEDLEI
- a CDS encoding PTS sugar transporter subunit IIB → MLILARIDDRLIHGQVTVGWAKPLNANSIMVADDAGAKDEFRRALITMAAPADMEVEVLPIKVAAEELKGENLRPRKLILLLSSPSDALRLVKDGAPIGKFNIGGLHFAPGKRKYMDALFLDERDLKAIRELLRAGVRLEYKPLPTDAGMDVSEIIRG
- the rpoN gene encoding RNA polymerase factor sigma-54; translated protein: MRISPSLQQMQKIVMTQKLQQAIQVLAMNRIELQQFLEQAIEQNPILEIEDDLEDEITLQQELDSRDLEVKICPICGAEVPLDYKRCPNCGAPLNSIQEDEDEMPDIDLDSVFDDTISMTERLTWEEEEEEDRPKNDIPEPISFQDYLMAQFGMLKLSDEESRIGEAIIGYIGDDGLLSVSTDQIADTLGVENEKVEKVLKIIQESLDPVGVGARDVRESLLIQLKAAGEEESLAARIVRDHFDDLLQNRIPKIAKDLNVEIDEVLEAIDHLRSFNPKPGNGFGMISRGSEIIPDVTLEEVDGEYRVISNDEGLPRLRINRRYLDMLKNKDSLSPEDREWLENYWHKAVELMKMVEQRRQTVKRVTEAIFNVQRDFLEKGFKYLKPLTLKQIADMVGVHESTVSRVVNGKYVQTPMGVFELRQFFSSGLKTETGSQASSTSVKEMIKEMIESEDPSNPLSDSEIVEKLAEKGIKVARRTVNKYRAELGIPPSSKRRKKW